One genomic region from Cetobacterium sp. 8H encodes:
- the secD gene encoding protein translocase subunit SecD: MNFKGMAKLLLVLVVLVCSWWLAIVKPTKLGLDLKGGVYVVLQAQPEEGIELDDDAMNRLIEVLDRRINGLGVAESVVQRAGMDRVIIELPGITNSDDAVKMIGKTALLEFKIMNDDGSLGPTLLSGGSLKKAEVSYDNLGRPQIQFEMNIEGAREFAKITRENIGRRLAITLDGEVQTAPSINSEIPSGNGVITGSYTPDEAKKTATLLNAGALPVKAEIIETRIVGASLGDESIAQSKTAAMVAVGLIATFMLIMYRLPGFIADLALLSFGLVMFAMLNFIDATLTLPGIAGMILSAGMAVDANVIIFERIKDELKLGNSIRGAIQLGFSKGIASIIDSNVTTLLTALVLFMFGTGTVKGFAVTLTIGTVASMLTAIFITKVLLTTAVDLFKIKRTEFFGVKRG; the protein is encoded by the coding sequence ATGAATTTTAAGGGGATGGCAAAATTACTTTTAGTATTAGTTGTACTAGTTTGTTCTTGGTGGTTAGCAATAGTAAAGCCAACAAAATTAGGACTTGACTTAAAAGGAGGAGTTTATGTAGTTTTACAAGCTCAACCTGAAGAAGGAATTGAACTTGATGACGATGCTATGAATAGACTAATTGAAGTTTTAGATAGAAGAATAAATGGTCTTGGAGTGGCAGAATCTGTTGTACAAAGAGCAGGAATGGATAGAGTAATTATAGAATTACCAGGAATAACAAATTCTGATGATGCTGTAAAAATGATAGGAAAAACAGCTTTACTTGAGTTTAAAATTATGAATGATGATGGTTCATTAGGACCAACACTTCTATCAGGTGGTTCTTTAAAAAAAGCTGAAGTTTCTTACGATAATCTAGGAAGACCACAAATTCAATTTGAAATGAATATAGAGGGTGCGAGAGAGTTTGCTAAGATAACAAGAGAGAACATTGGAAGAAGACTAGCTATAACTTTAGATGGAGAAGTGCAAACAGCCCCATCTATAAATAGTGAAATTCCAAGTGGTAATGGTGTAATAACAGGAAGTTATACACCAGATGAAGCAAAAAAGACAGCAACTTTATTAAATGCAGGAGCACTTCCTGTTAAAGCTGAAATTATAGAAACTAGAATAGTTGGAGCATCTTTAGGAGATGAATCGATAGCTCAAAGTAAAACAGCAGCAATGGTTGCAGTAGGACTGATAGCAACATTTATGCTAATTATGTATAGACTTCCAGGATTTATAGCCGATTTGGCTCTTCTAAGTTTTGGTCTAGTTATGTTTGCAATGCTTAACTTTATAGATGCAACACTAACTTTACCAGGGATAGCAGGTATGATTTTATCTGCTGGAATGGCAGTTGATGCAAATGTTATTATATTTGAAAGAATTAAGGATGAGCTAAAACTAGGAAATAGTATCAGAGGAGCTATTCAATTAGGATTTAGTAAAGGAATAGCATCTATCATAGATTCAAATGTGACAACACTATTGACAGCTCTTGTATTATTTATGTTTGGAACAGGTACTGTTAAAGGATTTGCTGTTACATTAACAATAGGAACTGTGGCATCGATGCTTACAGCCATTTTTATAACAAAGGTTCTGTTAACAACAGCTGTAGATTTATTTAAAATAAAAAGAACAGAGTTCTTCGGTGTGAAAAGGGGGTAA
- the ruvX gene encoding Holliday junction resolvase RuvX encodes MLKRYLSLDVGDVRIGVAKSDLMGMVAAPLEVIDRRKTKAVKRVAELCREENTLSIVVGIPKSLDGTEKRQAEKVREFIEKLKKSIDGLEIFEVDERLSTVSADRMLNETNLRGAKEKRKVVDKVAAAIILQTFLDMKK; translated from the coding sequence ATGTTAAAAAGATATCTTTCTTTAGATGTAGGAGATGTAAGAATAGGAGTGGCTAAATCAGACCTTATGGGGATGGTTGCCGCTCCACTAGAAGTAATTGATAGAAGAAAAACAAAAGCTGTAAAAAGAGTAGCTGAACTTTGCAGAGAGGAAAATACACTTTCAATAGTTGTTGGAATACCTAAAAGTTTAGATGGAACAGAAAAGCGTCAAGCAGAAAAAGTAAGAGAATTTATAGAAAAACTAAAAAAATCTATTGATGGATTAGAAATATTTGAAGTAGATGAAAGACTTTCTACTGTTTCAGCAGATAGAATGTTAAACGAAACAAATTTAAGGGGAGCTAAAGAGAAGAGGAAGGTAGTAGATAAGGTAGCAGCAGCTATAATACTTCAAACTTTTTTAGACATGAAAAAATAA
- the alaS gene encoding alanine--tRNA ligase, with protein sequence MLTGNEIRSKFIKFFEEKNHKHFESASLIPDDPTLLLTVAGMVPFKPYFLGQKEAPTPRVTTYQKCIRTNDLENVGRTARHHTFFEMLGNFSFGDYFREEAIIWSWEFITEVLKLEKDKLWVSVFTTDDEAERIWIEKCNFPKERIVRMGESENWWAAGPTGSCGPCSEIHVDLGPAYGGDENSKLGDEGTDNRFIEIWNLVFTEWNRMEDGSLQPLPKKNIDTGAGLERVAAMVQGKSNNFETDLLFPIVEEAGRLTNTTYGESPEKDFSLKVITDHSRAVTFLVNDGVIPSNEGRGYVLRRILRRAVRHGRLLGRTELFMFEMVDKVVDIMEGAYPELRKNIEHIKKVVKIEEEKFSNTLDQGIQLVTNEIKAVKERGEDKLSGEVTFKLYDTYGFPYELTEEICEENGIEVLKEEFVEKMEEQREKARSARSVVMEKGQDSVIEELYDKYGTTEFVGYNELMTSGKLLSVRELENNRYALIFDRTSFYAESGGQEADHGIIEGEKLVAKVLDVQKQKEIYTHIVEIESGLEELVEGATLSLTVDPVRREEIGKNHTATHLLHQALKDVLGSHVQQAGSACGADRLRFDFNHYEALTSEELERVEKIVNERIFMGTSVNSELMSMDQAKSKGATALFGDKYGSEVRVISIGDYSMELCGGTHINNIGKIGLFKIVSEAGVAAGVRRIEAQTSYKAYLAVVEMEKTMKRVAKNLKTDLNKIEERSEKIVEEVRDLSKETEALKAKVASFEANSLFDEVQEINGVKVLVKAFKDKEADSLREIVDKAKDKLGSCVIALGSDNDKAVFAVGVTKDLISKVKAGDLVREAAKIAEGNGGGRPDFAQAGGKNGAKVEEALATLKEILINTL encoded by the coding sequence ATGTTAACAGGTAACGAAATTAGAAGCAAATTTATAAAATTTTTTGAAGAAAAAAACCATAAACACTTTGAGAGTGCATCATTAATTCCAGATGATCCAACTCTATTATTAACAGTAGCGGGAATGGTTCCATTTAAACCATACTTCTTAGGGCAAAAAGAAGCTCCAACACCTAGAGTTACAACTTACCAAAAATGTATAAGAACAAACGATTTAGAGAATGTTGGAAGAACAGCAAGACACCATACTTTCTTTGAAATGTTAGGAAACTTCTCTTTTGGTGATTATTTTAGAGAAGAAGCTATAATATGGTCTTGGGAATTTATAACAGAAGTTTTAAAGTTAGAAAAAGATAAATTATGGGTTTCTGTATTCACAACAGATGATGAAGCTGAAAGAATTTGGATAGAAAAATGTAATTTCCCTAAAGAAAGAATCGTAAGAATGGGAGAGTCTGAAAACTGGTGGGCAGCAGGACCAACTGGTTCTTGTGGACCTTGTTCTGAAATTCATGTGGATTTAGGACCAGCTTATGGTGGAGATGAAAACTCTAAATTAGGAGATGAAGGAACAGATAATAGATTTATTGAAATCTGGAACCTAGTATTCACTGAGTGGAATAGAATGGAAGATGGATCTTTACAACCATTACCTAAAAAGAACATAGATACAGGAGCAGGACTTGAAAGAGTTGCAGCTATGGTTCAAGGGAAATCAAACAACTTTGAAACAGATTTATTATTCCCAATTGTTGAAGAAGCAGGAAGATTAACAAATACAACTTATGGAGAAAGTCCAGAAAAAGACTTCTCATTAAAAGTTATAACAGATCATTCAAGAGCTGTAACATTCTTAGTTAACGATGGAGTTATCCCTTCAAACGAAGGAAGAGGTTATGTTTTAAGAAGAATTTTAAGAAGAGCTGTAAGACACGGAAGACTTTTAGGAAGAACAGAACTATTCATGTTTGAAATGGTTGATAAAGTTGTAGATATTATGGAAGGTGCTTATCCAGAGTTAAGAAAAAATATAGAGCACATTAAAAAAGTAGTAAAAATAGAGGAAGAAAAATTCTCAAATACATTAGATCAAGGAATTCAATTAGTTACTAATGAAATTAAAGCTGTAAAAGAAAGAGGAGAAGATAAACTATCTGGAGAAGTTACATTTAAACTTTATGATACTTATGGATTCCCTTATGAATTAACAGAAGAGATTTGTGAAGAGAATGGAATAGAAGTTTTAAAAGAAGAGTTTGTTGAGAAAATGGAAGAGCAGAGAGAAAAAGCAAGATCAGCAAGATCAGTTGTTATGGAAAAAGGTCAAGATAGTGTTATAGAAGAGCTATATGATAAATACGGAACAACAGAATTTGTTGGATACAATGAACTGATGACAAGTGGAAAACTTTTAAGCGTTAGAGAACTTGAAAACAATAGATATGCATTAATATTTGATAGAACATCATTCTATGCTGAATCTGGAGGACAAGAAGCAGATCATGGAATAATTGAAGGTGAAAAATTAGTAGCTAAAGTTTTAGATGTTCAAAAGCAAAAAGAGATATATACTCATATTGTTGAGATTGAATCAGGTTTAGAAGAGCTTGTAGAAGGAGCAACATTAAGTTTAACTGTTGACCCAGTTAGAAGAGAAGAGATTGGTAAAAACCATACAGCTACTCACTTACTACATCAAGCATTAAAAGATGTTTTAGGTTCTCATGTACAACAAGCAGGATCAGCTTGTGGAGCAGATAGATTAAGATTTGACTTTAATCATTATGAAGCTTTAACATCAGAAGAACTAGAGAGAGTAGAAAAGATTGTAAATGAAAGAATATTTATGGGTACATCTGTAAATTCAGAACTTATGTCAATGGATCAAGCTAAATCAAAAGGAGCAACAGCTTTATTTGGAGATAAATACGGAAGTGAAGTAAGAGTGATATCAATAGGAGATTATTCTATGGAGCTTTGTGGTGGAACACATATAAACAATATAGGTAAGATCGGTCTATTCAAAATAGTTTCTGAAGCAGGAGTAGCAGCAGGAGTTAGAAGAATAGAAGCACAAACAAGTTACAAAGCATACTTAGCAGTAGTTGAAATGGAAAAAACAATGAAAAGAGTAGCTAAAAATCTAAAAACTGATTTAAATAAAATTGAAGAGAGATCTGAAAAAATAGTTGAAGAAGTGAGAGATTTATCAAAAGAAACAGAAGCTTTAAAAGCTAAAGTAGCATCATTTGAAGCAAACTCACTATTTGATGAAGTTCAAGAGATAAATGGAGTTAAAGTTTTAGTTAAAGCATTCAAAGATAAAGAGGCAGATTCTTTAAGAGAGATTGTAGATAAAGCCAAAGATAAGCTAGGAAGCTGTGTAATAGCTCTTGGATCAGATAATGATAAAGCTGTATTTGCAGTTGGAGTGACAAAAGATTTAATATCTAAAGTTAAAGCTGGAGATTTAGTTAGAGAAGCTGCTAAAATAGCTGAAGGTAATGGTGGAGGAAGACCAGACTTCGCACAAGCTGGAGGAAAAAATGGAGCAAAAGTTGAAGAAGCTTTAGCAACATTAAAGGAAATTTTAATAAATACATTATAA
- the lptB gene encoding LPS export ABC transporter ATP-binding protein, whose product MRSIVAQGLCKSYKKRQVVKDVSLEVKKGEIVGLLGPNGAGKTTTFYMITGIVKPEKGQVFINEVDITEYPMYKRADMGIGYLAQEPSIFRNLSVEDNILAILEMKGLSKEEQHKKMNDLLEEFKLTHVAKSMGFSLSGGERRRVEIARTIANDPDFILLDEPFAGVDPIAVEDIQQIIRYLKQRGLGILITDHSVRETLSITEKAYIMANGEVLISGTPEEIAASPMAKKVYLGENFKLD is encoded by the coding sequence ATGAGAAGTATAGTCGCTCAAGGCTTATGTAAGAGTTATAAAAAAAGACAAGTTGTAAAAGATGTAAGTTTAGAGGTTAAAAAAGGAGAGATTGTTGGACTTTTAGGACCAAATGGAGCAGGTAAAACAACCACGTTTTATATGATAACAGGAATAGTTAAGCCAGAAAAAGGGCAAGTCTTTATAAATGAAGTAGACATAACGGAGTATCCTATGTATAAAAGAGCAGATATGGGAATAGGGTATCTAGCACAAGAACCATCGATATTTAGAAATCTATCAGTAGAGGATAATATATTAGCTATACTTGAGATGAAAGGGCTTTCAAAAGAAGAACAACATAAAAAAATGAATGATCTTTTAGAAGAGTTTAAACTTACTCATGTAGCTAAATCTATGGGTTTTTCACTTTCTGGAGGAGAGAGAAGAAGAGTAGAGATTGCAAGGACTATAGCTAATGATCCAGATTTTATTCTATTAGATGAGCCTTTTGCGGGAGTTGACCCAATAGCTGTAGAGGATATTCAGCAAATAATAAGGTATTTAAAACAAAGAGGACTAGGAATATTGATTACAGACCATTCCGTGAGAGAAACTTTATCCATAACAGAAAAAGCGTATATTATGGCTAATGGAGAAGTATTAATAAGTGGAACACCTGAAGAGATTGCAGCTAGTCCAATGGCTAAAAAAGTTTACTTAGGAGAAAACTTTAAATTAGATTAA